TCTTTGATCAGCAAATCGAGGTTTCTGAGAAGCGCGCCGCCGCCGGTCAGGACGATCCCGCGGTCGGCAATGTCTCCGGAGAGTTCGGGAGGGGCATTCTCCAGGGCGTTCTTGATTGCATCTACGATCAGGCCCAGTGATTCGCCGATGGCCGTGCGGATTTCATCGGAGTTGATCTCGAGGATTTTGGGGATGCCGGAGATCAGATCCCGGCCTTTTATCTCCATCGTGCGTACTGCCCCATCCGCATCGGGGAAGGCATTGCCGATGGTTGTCTTGACGATCTCCCCGGTGCGCTCGCCGATGAGCAGACTGTACTTGTGTTTTATGTACTGCACGATATCGTCGTCCAGCCGGTCGCCGGCAACCCGGACCGACCGGGAATAGACGATGCCGGTAAGCGAGATCACCGCCACCTCGGTTGTCCCGCCGCCGATATCGACAACCATCGAGCTGATCGGTTCGGTTACCGGCAAGCCCGCCCCGATCGCCGCCGCCATCGGTTCCTCGATCAGGTATATCTCCCGTGCGCCGGCCGATTCCACCGTCTCCCGGACGGCGCGT
This DNA window, taken from Syntrophobacterales bacterium, encodes the following:
- a CDS encoding rod shape-determining protein; amino-acid sequence: MLGKFSNDLAIDLGTANTLVYVKGKGIVLNEPSVVAVHKNARGEKKVLAVGAEAKKMLGRTPGNIVAIRPMRDGVIADFDITEAMLRHFILRVHNRRALVRPRIIVSIPSGITQVEKRAVRETVESAGAREIYLIEEPMAAAIGAGLPVTEPISSMVVDIGGGTTEVAVISLTGIVYSRSVRVAGDRLDDDIVQYIKHKYSLLIGERTGEIVKTTIGNAFPDADGAVRTMEIKGRDLISGIPKILEINSDEIRTAIGESLGLIVDAIKNALENAPPELSGDIADRGIVLTGGGALLRNLDLLIKEETGLPTIIADDPLTTVARGAGMALDHIDILKEVTFQT